In Trachemys scripta elegans isolate TJP31775 chromosome 21, CAS_Tse_1.0, whole genome shotgun sequence, the DNA window gaggttcaggcttgaaattagacgaaggtttctgaccgtcagaggggtgaaatattggaacggccttccgagggaaacggtgggggcgacggacctgtctggttttaagattaagttagataaatttatggagggaatggtttaatggtataacatagtagtcaaggaaaaccaagaaatggtaggtaaattgtataatggctgacggggtcaggctggagactcttgcctatatgctcggggtcttactgatcgccatatttggggtcgggaaggaattttcctccagggcagattggctgagcctctggaggttttttgccttcctccgcagcatagggcagggatctctagcaggagggtttctgccgattgaagtcacctaaaacaggattggggacttcaacagcagagtccagggaaggggtagggacggttttatggcctgcagcatgcagggggtcagaccagatgatcataatggtcccttctgaccttaaagtctatgagtctatgagtaagccagggagtatttttcccggacatgttcggctttttggaaattccccccggacgggggtttgattaccaaaaagccggacatgtccgggaaaaaccggatgtatggtaaccctaagcaacaTTATGAACTGCCTTGAAGGTAAAGACAAGTATCTTTTATTTGATATACAGGTGAAGGAGGAACTGGCAGAGGGACTACCTGACATCAGAATCCCGAGAATAACATCTTGGCAGAAGCATGGTGAAGACACAAGGGGAGTAAGGGTGCAGGAGTCCAAGCCAGATGAGGAGAGGGTTCTGTAGCCAAGACATTCAAGGATCCAGGCTTGGACAACAATTTTGTCTGTGTATGCAGGGGGGAAAAGTCTGATGTCAGAGGAGACGTGTAAGAAAACTGAAGATTTAACAATGACCTGAATGTGCATCCAGTTTATTTCCATGTCTGTGCAATAGAAACTGGTAGTGCTTTGGGTGGGGCTAGaacccctttccctgccctctcccccacacatccTGTTACTGACCTCAACGCCTGCAATGGTTTTAGTGAGTTCACATTTGACATTTTGAATGTCTGGACCCTGCAATTCCACTGCTGTCCTTGCCTGCAGTTAACAGCCACAGGCCCTCTGGCGGCTTGATCTGCCTCTAGCATCCTGTCCCTGGCCAAAGGGCCATGTGAACATTAACTTCCCCTGCTGCTCTGCAGTGCTgtgcccccatctcctcccccactcctattggctgcttttaGGCCAGTCCCCAATTGTGTCTCCAGACCTCATTCCTGGCTTGTTAGAGGTGCTTTTTCCTGCCTCTCACTGTGCTGTTAAACATGGCTACAGCCAAGGACAGAGCGGTTCTGCAAACAATCTTTAACCCCAATACTCCTTTTGGGGATATCCCTGGgttagatgaggaagaggaggcagcAGCAATCCAAGGAGAAGGTGAGGTTTGATTCAGCAGCAGTTGTACCTCTGGGGCCTCAGATTCTTGCTGGTAACTAAATGTCTGTGCAGTGGCTGTGATTTACCCTTCCAGTGGCGGACTTTGCCATTGAGGAGGTGTGCGCTGGCACTGGTTAATGAAGGGAAGAACTGTCTTCATTGTGAACAATGGCACTGCTGTAATCCAagagaagccagtggagttacaccagggaagaACTAGTtgcagggatgttgtggaatGATCCAGTGTTCCCCTGGCAGTGACTGATAGGGGCTTGGAAGCTAGGGCAGAGCTCACTAAGGGCTGGAAGGAGAGCATGCTGATCTCTAGAAAGACATGCCAGTTGGACTAATGGACCCTATGGGACTAGGGCCCTCACTAGTTAGCACCTGACAGCTCTTCTCAGCCCTGGAGGGGGAAATCTCTACAATGCAGACAAAGTGATGCAAGAGAGCTGCCTGCTTGCCTCTTGTCATGCTGCATGTCTGTCACTTAGATGAGAAGAGAACAGCAGGTCCCTGCATCTATGACTCCTTACCAGATAATGGTGCCgctgggagttgggggagggccCCCAGAGCAGGGCCACAATTACAGAAGGTGGGGTAGCAGATACCTGCCTGATCACCTCAGCCTGCCTTCTACATTCGGCCAGTGCAGGCATCTCGGGGCCACATCGCCTTCCCCCAAACTCAACATTGTTACAAATAACCAAGGAGTCAGGCCTGGATCAGGTGCTGAGTGGATCCCATTGGACCCACCCCTGGGTCAGGCAGTCCTGTGGAAAGGGATCACACAGGAGACAGGAAAGTTCCTCTTCTAATTCACTGGGGAACAGCTTGAACGCTTTGGCTTtggggccaggacccaggcacttTGCAGTGAGGTTTCTGGTCTCTCTTTGGGGCAGCAGGTTTAGGTGaatctgaatgtgtgtgtggaaATTAAACTGCATGTTGGATTTAAATGCAGCCTGCTGCCCAGTCTGCATTCCTGCCTCAGTAAAGGGGATCTGCCCAATGGGGATCTGCTGTCACAGCAACCCATGACATGCCTGGGCACCTCTCTCAACCCTTGGTGGATCAGGAAAGGAGAGCCTAAGACTAGCTCAGAGCCCCCATATTAACCCCTGCTCCAGTGGGCTCTCCTGTCCCATGCCTGGTGGTGGTGAGACTCTCCCCTCACTGTGCCCTGGTCTGGCACAGGGGatcgcccccacccctcccaagctTTGGGTGTCTGCCCAAAGCGCTGCATAAACAAGGCTTTTCCTTTATGCACGTCACAGATGGAGCTTTCGCCTCAGAGCTGCTGGAGCAAGTCAAAGACCTGGAGCTACAGGGGGTTTTGGCAGCTGAATCGGGAGATGTGAACACGGCCCTTGAGAGATTCAGCCAGGCCATTCGGCTCCTTCCGGAGCAAGCCTCGTGCTACAACAACCGTGCCCAGGCCCTTCGTCTCAAAGGGGATGTGGCAGGTAAATGAGGAGGGGAGTTGTGCCCATCACACCTGGGTTGGCAGTTACGTTGGGGGGGGCAGCAAACAGATGGTCTGACTGGTTCTGGGGTGATTGGGCCAGGCGTGGGGTCTGATGGGCAGCAATGCAGTCACAGCACAACGTATGTGAATTGCACACCATAGAGAAGTAGGTTCTAAgctcaggactgggagccaggaactcctagGTTCAATCCTGACATGTGACCCAATGTTTCATGTGATGTTCCTGTGACCCAGGACTGTCTTTTGTGGGTCCTGAAATGCCCCTGTTTTTTCAGTCCTATTGTTTGTTCCAGTGTGTAGTAACACTGGGTAGAATTTGCTCTGTATTTACCAGGAACACACTTTCAGAGTGATGaacggggtttggagtggagtaAGATGAGTAGAGACACTACTGGAGATGCGCTGGGGTTCACAGTCAGTGTTCATGATTCTTGGTCCGTGCTCCATAATAGATACATTCAGAACAagttctctctcccctctgaGAACCTGCCCGTGTTGTGGATGGGTCAGGAGCTGGTGCACAGCATAGAAAatagcaacagaaggtcctgtggcacctttaagactaacacggctacccctctgagcaTAGAAAATAGGCACTTTATCTATTGAATGAACATTTCATGACCCTAAAACAAGTCCTCACAAAAGGaccctgtttttttattttgaaaatgttgttacAGCATCTCAGCTCTGAGACACACTCCGAGGATGGCTTTGGCCACTGCCCTGTGCCCCATCTGTACGAGAGGGATAATACTTCGCTCTTCCAACAGAAGGCAATGGAAAGTACCTAGTGCTGTGCATACTGATCATGGATCTGAACCCCCAGGAGCCCACAGCTGAGTCCCAGCACATTCCACTGACCAGGGGCAGGCAGAGTTCACCCTTCTTCCATTCTGTCTTCTGTCTCCACACAGGTGCCCTACAGGACCTGGACACAGCCCTGCACCTCAGCAGGGGCACAGGCCGTGCGGCATGCCAGTGCTTTGTGCAGCGAGGTCTCATCAAGGTGCTGCAGGGGCACGAGGATGATGCCAGGCAGGATTTTGAGCAGGGAGCCAGACTGGGTAGCGCCTTTGCTCGGCACCAGCTGGTCCTGATGAACCCCTATTCAGCGCTCTGCAACCAGATGCTGTTGGAGATGATGAGGAAGCTGCAGAATCCAGACATCTAGGGAAGCAACTAGAGCCCATCTGTCCAGGCAAGGGGTCAGGAGAGGGTTGCCAATGAATCATTCTGCTGGGCCAGGCAGACAGGATGCCCTCCACGTACCCCACATGAGCTGGGGCAAGGGGAgcctaggtcaggggttctcaaccattttctttgaccccccccccaataaaaactCCACGGTCCAACTGTGCCACCACAACTTTTTCTGCGTATAAAAGCCGGGGCTGCCGTTAGCAGGTAGCAAACAGGGAAATTGTCCGGGGCCCtgtgccacagggggccctgcaaagctaagttgctcaggcttcggcttcagccgcaggtggtggggctcaggaccCTGGGCTGCAGTCCTGTGTGGCAGGGCTTtggttttctgccctgggccctagaaattctaatgccagccatgcttggTGGACCTCCTCaaacctgcttgcggccccctggttaagaaccactggtctagagtgGTGCATCCTGAGCAATGGCCAGATGTTTGTGGGGAAGTTTGTCTTTTGCAGAGCCTGAGGCATCTTAATCCTGGCAGCCTCTGCTGGCCTGGCACAGGGCATGATCTGCAGTGTCTTTGTCACAGGCTGGTTCCCAGATGAGGCTTCCAGGCAGGTGAGCCACCTGGCAGGGACTCCCAAGGAGATGGGCCACTGTGTACAAACCAGCACAAGCCACTTCCTCCCCAGAAGCATTTGTCATTTCTAGTAAAGCGTTAGAACCTCATGAGGTTTTCAGAATCACACCATGTTCTGGACAGGCCTCCCCTGCGGCCGTTTGTCTCACTTGCTTGCTCCAGAGAAGAGCTGACCCTGCTTGGGCATTGTTCTTCCCTATCCCAAATAAACTCTCGAGTTTGACTGGTGCTTGGCTCCAGTTGTCTGGGTGTAATTAATGGTCTTTTCACTTTTAGATGTAAGTAGTAATGAAAGAGTGCTCTGAAAAAACCCAGCCCCTTCCTCTGTCCCTAGCAAATGTAGCCATTGGGTTCTTCGGTTCCCCAGGTCCTTGTTCACATGTCACTCAGCTGGGGCCTGGAACTACACTGGCCTATGTCAGTAACAGTAGCCCAGTGGACTGGGTCTTTGGAAACAGGATTCGATTCCCTGCTCTGGCCCGGCTTCACTTTAGGATCACGGGCCAGTCCCGCAGTCTTTCTGCCTTGGTTCCTTTGTGGGTTTGGCTTGTCTTTTTAAATAGCATTTTGAGGCAGGGACTCTCTCCATGTGCACATTCAGcacttaacacaatggggcctctcTCTGTTCCTCTTCGATGGTGGTTTGTGAACTGATTGCTTTCCTAATGCCGGCAGTGGCTTAAGGACACTCTGTCCTTTCATTTGCTTGTACTCCCTCAGCATGATGCGGTTGTGTTTCGGTCTCCAGTACTGACCCCCAGGGCCTGTCTCGCTTCAACCATTTCCCACTTGAAATCATGGCAAACACCCCTCTTGACACGGGTTTTTAACCCTCTTTTCATTGGGTTTCCAGAACATAAGGACTAGTTCTAAGCTAGGTCAGAATCGGGTACGGGGTAGAGACTGGGCCTGCTCCACCCTAGCTGTCAGCATTGGCCTGGGGTTACCCAACGGGCATTTTACATAGTAACTGTGTGCGGTAAAATCACAGTAGCAGCAGTTAATCCGACCGAAGCGTTCACACGAGCCAGCGGCCCCGGTGTGACCGGATCCGGTTCGGATTGGTGTCAGGCCGAGCCTTTGGCTCCGCCCTCCAGCCAATGGGGTCGCAGCGCCGGCCCCAAGCGAGGCTGGGACTGCAGCGGGCGGGCGCGGAGCCAGGGCCGCTCCGCGAGCTCCGGGCAGCtgccgccgggccgggccgcgccGCGCCGTGGGGCCGCCCTGCCGGGATGGGCGGGACGCTGCCCGCGGCCCCTGCCGCGCCCCCAGGTAACCGCCCGCCCGCAGCGAGCCGGGAGCTGCAGCCGCCGCGTGCTCGGGGCTCGCtcgcagcagagctgggggggccccGGCCGGGCATCGGCTGCAGCCCGTGCGCCCCCCCGGGGCCTCTGCGCCAGGTGTCCCGTGTGCCCCCTTGTGCGCGAGCCCTGCCCGTGTGCCCCCAGCGCCCCCGCTGTGCCCCCTGTGCGCGAgtcctgcctgctgcgtgtgtgAGGGCCAAGCCCTGGGTGTGCCtgcctgctagggtgaccagacagcaagtgtgaaaaatcaggacgggagtggggggtaattggcacctatataagaaaaagccccaaatatcgggactgtccctataaaatcgggacatctggtcaccctactgcctgcGCATGTGCCCCGTGAAGGCGCACCATGGGGACAGGTGAGTGCGTGTGCCGTGGGGTGTTTGGTGTGAAACCTCCTCCCGGTAATTCCCAGGGTGGaggcctggctggggctgggctgacaGACCCAGACCTGCAGTTCGCGTGGTTTCGCTCTGAGTGACGGGGTGGCCCCCGGAGGTCTCCAGGGTGTAGTGGGGGCTGCACAGCAACAGTTCATCCCCTAGCATCCGTGCCCCGGTGATGGACATGTGAGAAACGCATGGGCAGACGCGCTGTACTGTTCACTGCCCCAGGTGTTAGCTAGGTGATCACCCCCTGGCTTGGCCAGGCAGGCAACAGACACAAGTTCAGGAGTGGGGGGATTCCCTCAGAGCCCACTCGAGGAGCGGCATccctgctctgctctccccatgGCACTCAGGTACCATCTGACTCTCTCCTAGCGCTGGGGCACTGGTGAAACTGGGGACCCGAACAGAGCATAGATGGGGCTCGCCAGGAACCTGGCCGGCTGCGGTGCCgccctctcccacctgctgctgctgctccacattGAGGTGCTGGTGCATTCAGGTAAGGCCCTTGCGTGGAGGAGAGtgcccctgccctgggcaggcCTGGGCCCTGTGCATGGAGAGTCCATGCAGTTCTGGGACTGGACTTGCCCCCTGCCTCCATCCCTTGAGGGGCCCCCTGAAACGGAGTGAATAGGTGCCAAACCTAGCCCTCTGCATTGGCTGTGAGGCAGGAGGCTCCTGGAGGCCCTGCCTACCAAGACTCCCTTACCTGGTCTGCTGCAGCGTCCTGGGCCCAGTCCGGCCCAGCTCCCCAGCGGCTGTCTCAGTCAGCTCAAAGCAGCCCCGCTTAGATTCAGCCTCCAGGGACTTGGTCCAGCCACCTAGAGCCTGTTTTTGTGTTGGTGACATGGATCCCTGGAGTGtatggagcggggggggggggggggggggggcataggaTGAGCTCCTGGCTCAAATGTGCTGCTTTGATGGCTTTTCCCTCCTGAttccctggcagggctgggggaaccAGATCCCAAGATTAACGGGCAGTCACTGTTGGTGAGCACCATGCAGGAGGATGAGAGCCGGGACTTCACCTGCCAGGTGGACAGCTGGCAGGCCGTGCCCATGCTCACCTGGTACCTGAATGGCAAGAAGCAGGAGACCAATGGTTCCACAGTGTTGACCACCTTGGCGGAGGCCTTTGAGCAGAGCTCCAGCACTTTCACAGTGACGGCGCAGCgcacagacagggaactgaaCTGCTCACTGACAGACCCGGCCTCTGGCAAGACCTCCAACGCCTCGGTGCTCCTCAACGTGCAGTGTAAGGGCCAGCTCCTTGGGCTTTGCCAGGGCTCCTGCTCCGTGCGAGCCAGGTCCTTCGTTCAGAGAACTCGTTAGAGGAGAGACCAAGGGGCACCCGTCCCCACAACACACACCTTAATCCCATCGTGCAGCCCCTCTGCTATTCCAGCCATGCCCCCTCTTTCCCTCTACAGCTCTGCTAGTACCCCTTGATTCCAAGCCATGGCCCCTGGCtagtccagccctgccccttctctcctcccaagctctgcctgtgcccctcaatcctgaccccaCTATTCCAGCCCTTCCATAAGCccccagctttgctgctgctcctcagtCCTGGCTCGCACCccaagcagaggcagctggtcatACAGAGCTCTGAGGTAGACACAGTACCCTGGGCTCCACCAGATGTATTTCGCTGGAGATCTGAGAAAGGGTTGGGCTCAGCTCCCCTGAATAGAGAGGCTAACAAGGCCCCTCCTGCACTTTCTCCAGCCAAGTCCCAGGCACTTAGACACGATGGAATGGGAGAGGCTTCCTTCCCACCCATGCTTGTGTGTCTGGACCAAGGAGgcagccagagcaggggctggactgGAAGGGATTAATTGTGCAGTGCCCTGGATGCCCTGGCCAGTTGCAGGGAGGCTGTCATCATTATTCTCATTAGCAGCTAATTGGGGCCCTCAGGCGCTCTGTGCTGCCAGCACCTGAGGGATTTGAGCCCCGCACCTCGTAGTCAGATGTGCAGAGAACACAGGACACTGACCTGAATCTGGCACTAATAATAACGAAGCCTCCTCATTAAAATGCTGCACAAACATGAAATTATGGGTTTTCCCTCCCATCGCTGAGACAAGAGGCCAAATTCAACTCTGGCAGAACCCTGCCCCATAGCTCATaagtccctgctcccagcccacagccgtgagccctgacccccagatccctgctctaaccactagaccccactccctgtccccagctCTAACTGCTAGACCCTGCTGCCTCTCCAGGGTCAGCATTCACTAGGTTCAAGACCAGGGGCCAGCTTCGTCTTATACACATTTGGTTTGTGTCCTTTCTTGCCCAGTTAAACCAGAGATCATGACGATGAACGCCAAGTACCAGGAGGCCAAGGACCCGGGTCTCCTCATGGTTCTCTTTGTCCTGGTGCGGGCCAACCCCCCAGCCAGCATCACCTGGATAGACCAGGATGGGCAGGTGATGGTGAATACGTCTGACTTCCTCATCCTGGACACCAAGAGCTACCCCTGGCTGACCAACCATACCGTGCAGGTGCAGCTCAGCAGTGTGGCCAAGAACTTCTCTTTCACCGCAGCCAACAATGTGGGCATCACCAACTCCTCCATCCTGCCGCCGGGTAGGTGGGACCCTCTGGGAGTTGGGTACTGGGGCTGGAGagcattgcagaatcagggcccttcCCCCACATCTCGTCTTGGTCTGAGGTGATTCACAAATCCAGCAAGGGTGGGAGAGGCTGCAGTCTGCAAGCAGGGCTGTGGGACAAGTACCTGAGTGAGGGGATGTCCATGGGGAACTGGATGTTCTAAGAGCTTGTGGGGATGGATACTTCTTTCCTATTACTGCCCTGTAGAGGAGCTGATACCTCCTTTGTCTCCCCAATATACACCTGGAGGGCCTCCTGGAGGGGAATGCCCTGTATCCTACTCCCCCCCCAAAGCGTCTCTGTTTTGTGAGAACAATTTTACAGAGGAGCCCAGCTGTGCTTGACGCTCCCTGCTCCACCTTGGAGGAACTGGGTAGTGAATGTAGAGACTCATGTTATCCTTCTGAAGCGCAACGTCCCACAGCTGAGagcaattatgagccaaatcagctgagaggaagaaaaaatgtgaatgatagtTGGGAATACGTTAacaacaccttactagatgcctaGAACCCCACAAGGAAGAACACCGTGTTGGTTAAAAAAACGACCTTTAAACCAGGTCGTTTTTTTAACCAACATGGTGTTCTTCCTTGTGGGCTTTTAGGcacatatataaaacaaatggaagaaaggggaagttaatAATAATgactataaatcagaagttaagaattgtagaaaattaataagggaagcaaaaggacacaactctgctggccacagatttctccttaaggactttaaaaatatattaggaataaaaagaatcctaacaattgTATCAGTCCActgctagatggaaatggtaaaattatcagtaataatgcagataaggcagaagtgttcaataaatatttctgttctgtatttggaggaaaaacagatgatatagtctcctcacatggtgatgataacactctttccattccactaatatctctggagaatgttaaacagaagctagacatttttaaataatcaggtccagataacttgcatccagaaAATTGTAATaagttggctgaggagctcactgaacTATTTATGTTTGTTTCCAATAAggcttggagcactggggaagttccagaagactaggaGAAAGCTAAtgtaccaattaaaaaaaaaaagattaaatgggGCAACCCAGGTGATTGTAAGCCTGTCAATCTGACATCGATCTTGGGCCGGACAATGCAGTGGCtaatatgggacttgattaataaagaattaaagaaggatgtaattaatgcaaatcaacatgggtatattggaaaatagatcctgtcaaatcacttgatatctttttttgatgagattacaaatttggttgataaacgTAATAGTATTGACgaaatagacttctgtaaggcatttaacttggtactgcatgacattttgatttaaaaaaaaaagtagaataatataaaattaacatagcacacagtaaatggattcaaaactggctaactgatgggtctcaaaatgtaattgtaaatggggaatcatcatcaacaATGTGTGTTTCcggtggggtcctgcagggaccgGTTCCCGTGGCCCTacgctgtttaacatttttatcagtgtcctggaagaaaacataaaatcatcactgataaagtttgcaggtgacctaaatattgggggagtggtaaacaatgaaaaggacaggtcactgattcagagcaatctggatcgcttggtaaactgggtgcaagcaaacaaaatatacattttaatacggGTAAATGTATCCATCTAGGAGCAAAGAGTGCAgcccatacttacaggatgggggactctagcctgggaagcagtgactctgaaaaacacttgggagtcatggtggataatcagctgaacatgtatcagaggggtagccgtgttagtctgaatctgtaaaaagcaacagagggtcctaagctgaacatgagctactactgtgatgctgtggccaaaaatgCTAATGAGATCTTGCCaggcataaataggggaatcttgagtaggagtagagattATTtaacctctgtgtttggcactggtgcgacagctgctggaatcctgtgtccagttctggtgtccacaattcaagggggatgttgataaattggagacgggtcagagaagagccatcagaatgattaaaggactagaaaacatgttttatagggatagactcaaagagcactatttatttagcttaacaaagaggcgGTTAAGGGGTGACTCAATTGCGGTCTATAAATATgtacatggggagcaaatatttaataatgggcccttcagtctaccagagagagagaggacaagatccaagggctggaagttgaagctagacaaattcagactggaaataagatgtccatgtttaacggtgagagtaattaagcactggaacaatttagcaggggttgtggtggattctccatcactgctctgggaattatttggggcaagttccctggcctgtgttataaagtcagactagatgatcaccgtGGCCattcctggccttggaatctgtggctCCCCCATCACAGGTTCATATATGCCAGACAGCCTCTGGTGCCATATGGGAATGGCCAGTGAGCAAGCCCGGGGGTGGCGTAGGCCTGTGTGTGCTGCGTCTAGAGGTCTCTAATGCGGGTGCCTGGCTCTGGTACAGGTCTCCTGGATACCCGTGTGGAGCTGCCCCTCCTGGCCATCATCGTTGGAGGAGCCTTGGCACTGGGGACTCTCGTCTGCCTCAACACCCTCATCATTTGTGTCgtctggaggaaggggaagaaggcGTCAGGTGAGAGGGACGTGTCCTTGCATTGCCGGTGCCCTGGACACCAGGGCTTTTCTTTGGGCCTGGGAGTGCTCCCTCCTACAACTCCTTGCGTTATGGGCCCGGGTGCCCCTGCCGCGCCCAGCTCTGTGGAAAGGCCAGGATGCCAACTTTGCCCCTAATGCTCTCTCTTCTTTGCCAGGGCTCTCTGGACCTACACCGCCGCCTCCGAGGtaacccacccctgcccctcactGTGGGGTCTCTGTTCTGACAGTACGTGGTGGAGGGGTAAAAGTGCCTTATTTAtccccctcctccatcctcaCTGAACAGCCTGCAAACCCCCACCACGCACCTGTGCCTGTCTCTTTAACCCCTTCACTGCTTTGGCATGTGCAGTTTTTGGGGAGGGGCTACTAGGAGCATGTGGGGATTGGCTCAGTTCCATGTGGTGGCCCCTGGGGCTGGGGTAAGTTTGGTGGTGTTGCAAGGTGCCAGATTCACAGTACTGGAGATTGGAGTCCTCTATCCCCAGAGCAGGG includes these proteins:
- the TTC36 gene encoding tetratricopeptide repeat protein 36; its protein translation is MATAKDRAVLQTIFNPNTPFGDIPGLDEEEEAAAIQGEDGAFASELLEQVKDLELQGVLAAESGDVNTALERFSQAIRLLPEQASCYNNRAQALRLKGDVAGALQDLDTALHLSRGTGRAACQCFVQRGLIKVLQGHEDDARQDFEQGARLGSAFARHQLVLMNPYSALCNQMLLEMMRKLQNPDI
- the TMEM25 gene encoding transmembrane protein 25 isoform X2, with product MGLARNLAGCGAALSHLLLLLHIEVLVHSGLGEPDPKINGQSLLVSTMQEDESRDFTCQVDSWQAVPMLTWYLNGKKQETNGSTVLTTLAEAFEQSSSTFTVTAQRTDRELNCSLTDPASGKTSNASVLLNVQFKPEIMTMNAKYQEAKDPGLLMVLFVLVRANPPASITWIDQDGQVMVNTSDFLILDTKSYPWLTNHTVQVQLSSVAKNFSFTAANNVGITNSSILPPGLLDTRVELPLLAIIVGGALALGTLVCLNTLIICVVWRKGKKASGLSGPTPPPPSDSNNLKLNSVRLPRENMSLPSNLQLNDLTQEAKASRGDAGIQTERKDDALSEPENSLGLGFGRFPMVGNIYKVSSMSSDEIWL
- the TMEM25 gene encoding transmembrane protein 25 isoform X1 is translated as MGLARNLAGCGAALSHLLLLLHIEVLVHSGLGEPDPKINGQSLLVSTMQEDESRDFTCQVDSWQAVPMLTWYLNGKKQETNGSTVLTTLAEAFEQSSSTFTVTAQRTDRELNCSLTDPASGKTSNASVLLNVQFKPEIMTMNAKYQEAKDPGLLMVLFVLVRANPPASITWIDQDGQVMVNTSDFLILDTKSYPWLTNHTVQVQLSSVAKNFSFTAANNVGITNSSILPPGLLDTRVELPLLAIIVGGALALGTLVCLNTLIICVVWRKGKKASGLSGPTPPPPSDSNNLKLNSVRLPRENMSLPSNLQLNDLTQEAKASRGDAGIQTERKDDALSEPENSLGLGNRGFGRFPMVGNIYKVSSMSSDEIWL